In one Gemmatimonadaceae bacterium genomic region, the following are encoded:
- a CDS encoding PqqD family peptide modification chaperone: MGQSDSGFPRARQDDLMVEQVGDETIVYDGERQQAHSLNRSASIVWRNSDGEHSVPQLADLLGNALGIDANDSLVEYAIDKLADAHLMEDNTISRRDVVRRMTFAGAAMLALPVVLSMVAPTEAMAASSNQNGQGQNNNDQGQNQQ; this comes from the coding sequence ATGGGACAGTCCGATTCCGGTTTCCCGAGGGCAAGACAAGACGACCTCATGGTCGAACAGGTTGGCGACGAGACCATCGTCTACGACGGCGAGCGACAACAGGCGCACTCGCTCAATCGCTCGGCGAGTATCGTCTGGCGCAACAGCGACGGCGAGCACTCGGTTCCGCAGCTTGCCGACCTACTCGGCAACGCGCTCGGGATCGATGCGAACGATTCGCTCGTCGAGTACGCGATCGACAAACTTGCCGACGCTCACCTGATGGAGGACAACACCATCAGTCGTCGCGATGTGGTCCGACGGATGACCTTCGCTGGCGCCGCGATGCTCGCGCTACCGGTCGTGCTTTCGATGGTCGCGCCGACGGAAGCGATGGCCGCGAGCAGCAACCAGAACGGTCAGGGCCAGAACAACAACGACCAGGGCCAAAACCAACAGTGA
- a CDS encoding PqqD family protein, with product MTDAPLYPKARQNGLLSEQVAGEVVVYDGARQEMHSLNRSASIVWRGCDGQRSVPELAAILGDELGMEPNDSLVEYALDELSRANLLETSGDTAQQLTRRAVVRRLSLAGAAALALPVVMSIAAPTPAMAASAVPRPSSI from the coding sequence ATGACGGACGCCCCTCTTTATCCGAAGGCACGGCAGAATGGCCTGCTGAGCGAGCAGGTTGCCGGCGAGGTTGTCGTGTACGATGGCGCGCGGCAGGAAATGCACTCGTTGAATCGTTCGGCGAGCATCGTCTGGCGTGGCTGCGACGGCCAGCGATCGGTGCCGGAGCTTGCGGCGATTCTCGGCGACGAGCTCGGGATGGAGCCTAACGATTCGCTCGTCGAGTACGCCCTCGACGAGCTCTCGCGAGCGAATCTGCTCGAGACATCGGGCGATACCGCGCAGCAGCTCACGCGTCGCGCCGTGGTGCGCCGCCTCTCGCTCGCCGGCGCGGCGGCACTGGCGCTCCCGGTCGTGATGTCGATCGCCGCGCCCACACCCGCGATGGCGGCGAGCGCGGTGCCGCGCCCCAGCTCGATCTAG